A DNA window from Undibacterium sp. YM2 contains the following coding sequences:
- a CDS encoding site-specific DNA-methyltransferase: MAEWRNQVFCEDALQGLARLPDASVDLLLADPPYGLGKDYGNESDKMESAAYLEWMAQWIDLALPKLKANGSLYIFLTWRYSPEVFVMLKQRMSMMNEIIWDRRVPSMGGTVRKYSSVHDTIGFFVKAKDYYFDLDAIRIPYDAATKKARSRKIFEGAKWLELGFNPKDVWSVSRLHREHAEREEHPTQKPLEIIERMIKASCPPGGVVLDPFMGSGTTAVAAKRCGRDFVGFELNPDYCAMIENRLASIDTEVLPA; this comes from the coding sequence ATGGCCGAATGGCGTAACCAGGTTTTTTGTGAAGATGCGCTGCAAGGCCTGGCGCGGCTGCCTGATGCCAGCGTAGACTTATTGCTGGCCGACCCACCGTATGGTCTGGGCAAGGATTATGGCAATGAGTCCGACAAGATGGAGTCGGCTGCCTACCTGGAATGGATGGCGCAGTGGATAGACCTGGCCCTGCCCAAGCTGAAAGCCAATGGCAGTCTGTATATCTTCCTGACCTGGCGTTATTCGCCTGAAGTCTTTGTGATGCTCAAGCAGCGCATGAGCATGATGAATGAAATCATCTGGGACAGGCGCGTGCCGTCCATGGGCGGTACGGTAAGAAAATATTCATCGGTGCATGACACCATAGGCTTTTTCGTCAAAGCCAAAGATTATTATTTTGACCTGGATGCAATACGTATCCCGTATGATGCAGCCACCAAGAAAGCCCGCAGCCGCAAGATTTTTGAGGGTGCGAAGTGGCTGGAACTGGGATTCAATCCCAAGGATGTCTGGAGTGTCTCGCGCCTGCATAGAGAACATGCCGAACGCGAAGAACATCCTACCCAAAAACCGCTCGAAATCATCGAGCGCATGATCAAGGCTTCCTGCCCACCCGGCGGCGTGGTACTCGATCCCTTCATGGGCAGCGGCACCACTGCCGTAGCTGCCAAACGTTGCGGGCGTGATTTTGTCGGATTTGAATTAAATCCCGACTATTGCGCAATGATAGAAAATCGCCTGGCCTCCATAGACACGGAAGTACTTCCTGCCTGA
- the hisD gene encoding histidinol dehydrogenase, with protein MASLITRLDTTDADFSRKLTSLLAFEASEDEAIDRAAAQILASVKTSGDTAVLEATNRFDRLNASSVAALELTQEEMQAALASLNIERRTALETAAARVRAYHEVQKTECGSAGFSYTEADGTVLGQKVTPLDRVGIYVPGGKAAYPSSVLMNAIPAKVAGVKEIIMVVPTPDGVKNPLVLAAAAIAGVDRVFTIGGAQAVGALAYGTATIPPVDKIVGPGNAYVAAAKRRVFGVVGIDMIAGPSEILVLCDGTTDPDWVAMDLFSQAEHDELAQSILLCPDEAYIEAVQASIIKLLPDMPRHEVIRTSLANRGALIKVRDMDEACEIANSIAAEHLEISAENPQQWADKIRHAGAMFLGRYSSESLGDYCAGPNHVLPTSRTARFSSPLGVYDFQKRSSMIFVSEQGAQTLGKVAAELAYGEGLQAHARSAELRLKS; from the coding sequence ATGGCATCCCTGATTACCCGGCTTGATACGACCGATGCAGATTTTTCCAGGAAACTGACTTCACTACTGGCTTTTGAAGCGAGTGAAGATGAAGCGATAGACCGCGCCGCTGCGCAGATTTTGGCCAGCGTCAAAACCAGTGGTGACACCGCCGTGCTGGAAGCGACCAATCGTTTTGACCGCCTCAATGCCAGCAGCGTTGCCGCGCTGGAGTTGACGCAGGAAGAAATGCAGGCCGCACTGGCGTCATTGAATATTGAGCGCCGCACTGCGCTGGAAACGGCAGCAGCACGCGTACGCGCCTATCATGAAGTGCAAAAGACCGAATGTGGTTCGGCTGGCTTTAGCTATACCGAGGCAGATGGCACCGTACTAGGGCAAAAAGTCACGCCGCTGGACCGCGTTGGTATTTATGTACCCGGTGGCAAGGCAGCTTATCCATCGTCGGTATTGATGAATGCGATACCGGCCAAGGTGGCGGGCGTCAAAGAAATCATCATGGTGGTACCTACACCAGACGGCGTAAAAAATCCTTTGGTGTTGGCGGCTGCAGCAATCGCTGGTGTTGACCGCGTGTTTACGATAGGTGGCGCGCAGGCGGTCGGTGCCCTGGCCTATGGTACGGCAACGATACCGCCCGTTGATAAAATCGTAGGCCCCGGCAATGCCTATGTGGCTGCTGCCAAGCGCCGTGTGTTTGGCGTGGTTGGCATAGACATGATTGCCGGTCCTTCTGAGATTCTGGTGTTGTGCGATGGCACGACTGATCCTGACTGGGTCGCGATGGATTTGTTCTCGCAGGCTGAACATGATGAGCTGGCGCAATCGATTTTATTGTGCCCGGATGAAGCCTATATAGAAGCCGTACAAGCCAGCATCATCAAGCTGTTGCCTGACATGCCCAGGCATGAAGTGATACGCACTTCACTGGCCAATCGCGGTGCACTGATCAAGGTGCGCGATATGGATGAAGCCTGCGAAATCGCCAACAGCATCGCGGCTGAACATCTGGAAATTTCCGCAGAAAACCCTCAGCAATGGGCAGACAAGATACGTCATGCCGGTGCCATGTTCCTCGGTCGCTATTCATCTGAATCCCTCGGTGATTATTGCGCTGGGCCCAACCATGTCTTGCCAACTTCACGCACGGCACGTTTTTCTTCACCACTGGGTGTGTATGATTTCCAGAAACGTTCATCGATGATTTTCGTCAGTGAGCAGGGCGCGCAAACACTCGGTAAAGTTGCTGCTGAACTGGCCTATGGCGAAGGCTTGCAGGCGCATGCACGCAGTGCAGAATTGCGGCTCAAGTCATGA
- the hisG gene encoding ATP phosphoribosyltransferase — protein sequence MSAPVNSQLTLALSKGRIFEETLPLLEAAGIRVTEDPEKSRKLILATNDPDVRVIIVRASDVPTYVQYGAADFGVAGKDVLHEHGGAGLYQPIDLNIAKCRMSVAVSVGFDYENAVRQGARLRVATKYTETARQHFASKGVHVDLIKLYGSMELAPLVGLSDAIVDLVSTGSTLRANNLVEVEHIMEISSRLVVNQAALKLKRERLQPILEAFDRASKANA from the coding sequence ATGTCTGCCCCAGTAAATTCGCAACTGACCCTGGCCTTGTCCAAAGGCCGCATCTTTGAAGAAACCCTGCCTTTGCTGGAAGCAGCTGGCATACGCGTCACTGAAGATCCGGAGAAATCGCGCAAGCTGATTTTGGCGACCAATGACCCTGATGTGCGCGTCATTATCGTCCGTGCATCTGACGTACCCACTTATGTGCAATATGGTGCAGCCGATTTTGGTGTGGCGGGCAAGGATGTCTTGCATGAGCATGGCGGTGCTGGCCTGTACCAGCCTATCGATCTGAACATTGCCAAATGCCGCATGTCAGTCGCGGTGTCCGTGGGTTTTGATTATGAAAACGCCGTGCGCCAGGGCGCACGCCTGCGCGTCGCTACCAAGTATACCGAAACAGCGCGCCAGCATTTTGCCAGCAAAGGTGTACACGTTGATCTGATCAAGCTGTATGGCTCGATGGAGCTGGCGCCACTGGTTGGTTTGTCAGATGCGATTGTCGATCTGGTCAGTACCGGTAGCACCCTGCGTGCGAATAATCTGGTGGAAGTGGAGCACATCATGGAAATTTCTTCGCGCTTGGTAGTTAACCAGGCGGCACTGAAATTGAAGCGTGAACGTCTGCAACCCATATTGGAAGCATTTGATCGTGCCTCCAAGGCAAATGCATAA
- the murA gene encoding UDP-N-acetylglucosamine 1-carboxyvinyltransferase: MDKLLITGGNRLNGDITISGAKNAALPILCAGLLTSGNVELHNVPSLQDVSTMLKLLRQMGLQVTQENGVTVLNGAAIDKLEAPYDLVKTMRASILVLGPLLARFGEAKVSLPGGCAIGSRPVDQHIKGLQAMGAEINIEAGYIHAKAKKLKGTRIVTDMITVTGTENLLMAATLAEGETVLENAAREPEVTDLANLLVAMGAKIEGIGTDRLVIQGVESLHGATHTVIADRIETATFLCAVAATGGDITLKNTRSDILDVALDKLRDAGVILTTGPDWIRAQMSSRPKAVGFRTTEYPGFPTDMQAQFMALNCIAQGSSRVTETIFENRFMHVQEMNRLGAKIEIDGHTAIVNGVDKLIGAPVMATDLRASASLVIAAMVAEGETLIDRIYHLDRGYDRMEVKLSAVGAQIQRVK; the protein is encoded by the coding sequence ATGGATAAATTATTGATCACAGGCGGTAACCGCCTGAATGGTGACATCACGATTTCTGGCGCAAAAAATGCTGCGCTGCCTATCCTGTGCGCAGGCTTGCTGACTTCGGGTAATGTCGAATTGCACAATGTGCCTTCGCTACAAGATGTCAGCACCATGCTGAAATTGCTGCGTCAAATGGGCCTGCAAGTCACGCAGGAAAACGGTGTGACCGTACTCAATGGTGCAGCCATAGACAAGCTCGAAGCACCGTATGACCTGGTGAAAACCATGCGTGCATCGATACTCGTGCTCGGTCCCTTGCTGGCACGTTTTGGTGAAGCGAAAGTATCTTTGCCAGGCGGTTGTGCGATAGGTTCGCGCCCGGTTGATCAGCACATCAAGGGCTTGCAAGCGATGGGCGCCGAGATCAATATTGAAGCCGGTTACATCCATGCCAAGGCCAAGAAACTCAAAGGCACACGCATAGTCACCGACATGATTACCGTGACCGGTACAGAAAACCTGTTGATGGCAGCGACGCTGGCCGAAGGTGAAACCGTACTCGAAAATGCCGCGCGTGAGCCAGAAGTTACTGACCTGGCCAATCTGCTGGTCGCCATGGGTGCCAAGATTGAAGGCATAGGCACAGACCGCCTTGTTATCCAGGGTGTAGAGAGTCTGCACGGTGCAACGCATACTGTCATCGCTGACCGCATAGAAACCGCAACCTTCCTGTGCGCAGTAGCTGCTACTGGTGGTGACATTACCTTGAAAAACACACGCAGTGACATTCTTGATGTCGCGCTTGATAAATTGCGTGACGCTGGTGTGATACTGACGACGGGCCCGGACTGGATACGCGCGCAAATGAGCAGCCGTCCCAAGGCTGTCGGTTTCCGCACTACTGAATATCCTGGCTTCCCGACTGACATGCAGGCGCAATTCATGGCATTGAACTGTATCGCACAAGGTAGTAGCCGTGTCACGGAAACGATATTTGAAAACCGTTTCATGCATGTACAGGAAATGAACCGCCTGGGCGCAAAAATAGAAATCGACGGCCACACTGCCATCGTCAATGGTGTCGATAAACTCATAGGCGCACCAGTCATGGCGACTGATTTGCGGGCCTCTGCCTCGCTGGTGATTGCCGCCATGGTGGCCGAGGGTGAAACCCTGATAGACCGCATCTACCATCTGGACCGTGGCTATGACCGTATGGAAGTCAAACTCTCCGCAGTTGGTGCACAGATACAGCGAGTCAAATAA
- a CDS encoding BolA family protein gives MFPTPEQIKNYIAAGLECTHLEVEGDGQHFNAVIVSAAFAGKRPIQRHQIVYAVLGDRMREEIHALSMKTLTPEEYAA, from the coding sequence GTGTTTCCTACGCCCGAACAAATTAAAAATTACATTGCAGCCGGTCTGGAATGTACTCACCTGGAAGTCGAAGGCGACGGCCAGCACTTTAATGCCGTGATCGTTTCTGCCGCCTTTGCTGGCAAGCGCCCGATACAGCGTCACCAGATCGTCTACGCAGTTCTCGGTGACCGCATGCGCGAAGAAATACATGCCCTTTCCATGAAAACCCTGACGCCAGAAGAGTACGCTGCATAA
- a CDS encoding ABC transporter permease, producing the protein MTGFNTLFYKEVLRFWKVATQTITAPIMTAILYLLIFGHVLEEHVQVYPGVKYTAFLVPGLVMMSVLQNAFANSSSSLIQSKITGNLVFILLPPLSHWEIFSAYVLAAILRGVAVGAGVFIVTAWFADLHFVAPWWIAIFAFLGAAMLGTMGLIAGIWAEKFDQLAAFQNFLIMPATFLSGVFYSIHSLPGIWQSISRFNPFFYMIDGFRFGFFGKSDVDPLHSLMIVTVFSLLLATIAIQMLKRGYKLRH; encoded by the coding sequence TTGACCGGTTTTAATACCCTGTTCTACAAAGAAGTTTTGCGCTTCTGGAAAGTGGCAACGCAAACCATCACTGCGCCCATCATGACAGCCATTCTGTACTTGCTGATTTTCGGCCATGTGCTGGAAGAGCATGTGCAGGTTTATCCTGGCGTCAAATACACGGCCTTCCTGGTGCCTGGCCTGGTCATGATGAGTGTCCTGCAAAATGCGTTTGCGAATTCATCTTCTTCACTGATCCAATCCAAGATTACAGGTAACCTGGTCTTCATCCTTTTGCCCCCGCTGTCACACTGGGAAATTTTCAGTGCCTATGTACTGGCAGCGATTTTGCGTGGTGTTGCCGTCGGTGCGGGTGTCTTCATCGTCACGGCCTGGTTTGCTGATCTGCATTTCGTCGCGCCTTGGTGGATAGCGATTTTTGCTTTCCTCGGTGCTGCCATGCTGGGTACCATGGGTTTGATTGCCGGTATCTGGGCAGAGAAATTTGACCAGCTCGCCGCTTTTCAAAACTTTTTGATCATGCCTGCGACTTTCCTGTCAGGCGTGTTTTATTCCATCCATTCACTGCCTGGCATCTGGCAAAGTATTTCGCGTTTCAATCCGTTTTTCTACATGATAGATGGCTTCCGCTTTGGTTTCTTTGGCAAGTCCGATGTTGATCCCCTGCATAGCCTGATGATCGTGACCGTGTTCTCGTTATTGCTGGCTACGATTGCCATCCAGATGTTGAAACGTGGATACAAGTTAAGGCACTGA